The DNA window CCTGCACCTTAACTCTTGCCGAGACATTAATAATACCATTCTTCTCACCTCTGGAATCCCTTAACCGGTAACTCAAGAAATGTAAGTGACTCTCCGGTGTATAATCACCCGATATGTCAGAAATTGGAAGGCTTGCTGTGCCAACAACTCTGTCACCTGAGCTAGTCTTGCATTTCACTTCAAGGGTTATAAAACGAGTCTGAAATGGCATGTCTAGGGTAAGCTTCTCGTTCCATGAAGGGTTACAGCCTCCTTCAAAATCAGCTTTAGTTGATCCATAGTTAATAGGGTCGATTCTAGCAATAACGTATGCATTCTTCTTCACGGATTTGCGATCGAGGCTTAGGTTTTCTGCTGATAAGATAGTGATTTCTATAGTGCGAGAAGCCTTGTGACCCTTGTCCATACTGAAGAAAATCGCTAAAGATTCAAGAGCTTCTAGGCGTGTAAAAGCAACTGTGTGCGCGCTTTAATGCTTGGTTTTCGCAGCTGAAACAATTGTTGATGGAAACTGAGGGACATGGGAGGGCTTTTTATAGGAGTAACGAGTAAGTTCGCTAGAAGCAACACCGAAGGAGGGGCGTTTCTTCTGTTCAATATTGTAGCCGTTTTTGACGAACGGTCCACCTAAACCAAAACGACTAGTAAAACAACGTGACCTTCTACGCTCCTTTAATACGGAACCCGCCTGCGTTGGTTCCTTACCGATGCGAAGTATACGGTCAGAAAGTAGAGGACAATTATGGGTTAATTTCTTTATTGGTTCAATCGGAatccatttagttttttaacctaatttttattttatggagttgttattttatttttcaagataattACACGGAGCTTTCTATAATTTGCTCATGATTTTGACTTACCCCCAGCTTACCtttattctttcaaaaattatattttaaatccttaggtttataaattcataatattttacatctcaccaaaataaaaatcaatataaatattgaattaattacaaaattattattatattttatttaataattaaaaaaaaactcttatattAAACATCTCAACTTttccatcaaattaaaaaaaaaactagccacCATTGgctaacttcttcttcttcccttttcttttcaattttcagtAAGCCCACAAGAAATAACCGAAGCCATGACAAAATAATCCCCAccacctcttttcttttttctttctatgtgcCGACGACCATCGTCTAGCCATCACAGCCACCATTGATAATTCAAGGCATATACTTGCAAAGATCAGTACTCCGTGCTCGCTGAGTTTGGAGATCGGGGACTAAACCTTAAACACATAAATTGTTTAAGATCCAAATCCTAAATCACAAGTCATGTTCAAGAAAGGTTTGTTGTTGTTATGAACTCTTCTCCTCTTTCATATGCTATCATCTATGAAGATCCAAAGATGTTTTGGTGGAAAGGGAGAGAGGGTTGTTGCATGTTAAGGCATGTTTTGGTGGAGAGAGGATTAGAGTAATTGGGGTTATCTCGATGTAAtcgagggtttttttttcttttctccagaAAATCAAGTTTTTCTTCTCTCAATTTCAATCCAatgttttgggaatttttttggtgttgatgACCAGGACAGTAAGAATCTTGGGTGGCTAGATTCTTAGCTGAATAGAGATTTTCAGCATGTTGgatgaaggaaaagaaaagatggacCTTTACACACACACCATCGACAACAACCACCAGTTCTTTCTCTCTACGTCTAAAAGACCCAGTCTGTTGATAGAAGGAGGCTTGGTACTTCTTCAAGGCCAAACCCTTGAATGCCCACTGAAATGTCAGCTGCAACAAATATGTTGATTACTTCAAAGAGTTCATCGATTTCTTTTCTAGAAGTTCTCTTGTCGGAGATTCTCTTGTTCTAGAAATTGGTGAAAGAAAAACTTTAGCAAACAAAGATAACATTTGCTGGGTAATTACTAATTTGGACACTGGAGTAGCAATCAATTAATATTACTGCCCCTGTTACAATTAAGATGTTTCCAAACATGTTGataatgatttgaaatttagattataatttatgattttatgatttatggATATGGATATGGTTTGTTCTTTaaacttaaatttcatttttttataaatcaaataaaaaaactagatcaGATCGTGCATCTACAGAGTAGAGAAATTCCTTCCTTCATCCAATTCAATCCAACTGGGCGGGAGTTAGGTGGGGATGGATAATGGATTTAAATATTTCAGATTGGCGATGAGCAGACAAAATCTACCTCTTAGCTAATCCATTGTCATCCCTGCCGTCACCAACCTCTCATCTGTACAAAGAATTATAAGGTTAACTTCCACACGTAGCTGGTGTAGTCCTATATATTTCTAAAACGTTGACCAATACATTCCTTATTGTCCACACCCTCGTATTCTAGGTTATGCTCAGTTATAAGAGTTTGAGAttaagagatttattttttctgtggtTTCAGATTCtaaccctgtggttgctcatatgatggccactggaggcttatatggtcattaacttcagggcccgtgagattagtcgaggtgcgcgcaagctggtccggacacctacgttaaactaaatatatatatatatatatatatatatatatatatatatatatataaattggatacataattttctatattttatgtttctCCTGTCCAATTAATTTGTCAATAGTTGAGGTTTGCTAACTTTCCTAATTATTAAACTGAAATCAACGTCTTATTAGATGACATATAGTTAATGgagattatttaatatatattgaaaaataaaacaaaaacatgttttgaaaAGAATAGAATTGAAAGGGCTAGAGAGAgggaaattgaaaagaaaatgcatgGAAAAACTCAAGAATTACGTCAACGTGTAATTTTCTTCAAACAATAAGAGTAttgagatgaaaattaaaaacaactcaCTATTAATCGCGTGAGAAGTTTCTCGAGTACATATAAAACGACTAATCAATCATAGATACATATCGATCATATACAATTTAATTGATATACCCTAATACACGTGTGGACAACTTGGGGCCTACACACCTCCACGTGGCTTGATAAGCTGACATGCCAAGAAGAATCGTGCCCCCTTTTGGATTATCAATGGAAGCTCGATCAGGGCTCAACCTGAGAAGGCccttcactataaaaaaaaaaaaatcatttaaaaaatattaatttaatgttacatctaaatgaaaaacaatttgaataacATAAGCTATTACAGTGCGAGCACTCCCGTCTAACCTGAAATCATGGTTGGCATGTGAATTGACCAATTTGCCCAGAATCCATTCAAGCCACGTGATCGTTGAACCCTATAGTAAAGAAAGCTCGGTGCATTTGGAAACGTGGTTGGCATGTGAATTGACCAATTTGCCCAGAATCCATTCAAGCCACGTGATCGTTGAACCCTATAGTAAAGAAAGCTCGGTGCATTTGGAAACGTGGTAGAAataatggtttttaaaattttaattttttgtagtaagaattatttttttatatattttcatattgttttgttgtgctaattttaaaaataatttttttaaaaaaaatattattttaaaacatttttaaataaaaaataatttaaaccgCAATAATCCCAAACAAGCcaactttatttatatttttaataataatacatgtACAAGCATAAcacattaagaaaataataataataatgcccTTGCTTTATGTCAGTGGGTGGTTTGAGCAAAAAGTAGAATACTCGATGTGATCTGAAGAAGTGTTGAGATGAAGTACCATTACCTAGTTTTCATATTGTCGAAGTAGCATCACTTGTAAAAAATATGTAAGACTTTGTCTCAATTGACCTTGTTTCGGAGAACACGTTCCTCTAACCAAAAGTACCGAGTATGGCATTTTCGTCACGCAAATTATTCTCGGTCCATTCGGCCAATGGATTACACATAGTCTTCCACCGTgtaattaaaatgtattaaatgatAAGAACACGTTcctcaattatatatttagaaattatAACTATGGATTTCCTCGTTTGATTCATTCGACTTGATaatctaaatattaattagGAGCTGTCTTCCTCAAATCCGCACCTCTCGTAATATCGGGGTTAAGGCCTTGTATTTTGAGTTGATTATATCTAGGTCGgccttcattattttaaaaaatattatataattaatcctTTGGTCCCTTCTGTGTCCTTTCcaaattacttttttcttttcttcttttaggaaaatataaataggaaaaataagtgGGAGACAGGAAGATTTGTGTAGGAAAGATTTGAAAGAATTATGTATAGGATGATAGTCAACAttgatcaaataattatttaagctTTTGAAAATGTGTCTGTATGGAGTGACTGTCTGTTACTATATAAACCACAAAGAAGACTCTTGTAATGAACGTCACATATATTTCAtgtaataaaaaggaaaaaggaggaggaggagaagaagatgaggcACGCCACCTCAATTGCGTGCAGTAGTGGAGAAGATACTGATCGTGTcaatacgtgatgaaattggaTGCTGACGACGTTTCCCCTTTCTTTGCCTTTGAACAGTGAGTGGATAAGTTCTTGGAGCATTTTACACATTTTTAACTTCCCAGCATGTACTGTAGATGGATCATGGATGAGGGTGAGGCGACTGATAATTTCCACGAAAGGGGGAGTTGAAATTGGATTCACAGGTTTTGTCTCGCAATTCTCCATGGTAGTTGAGGCCAATTATGGAGGAGCTAGATCTGAAGGTTCTTGGATGGATACGTGGGGTGTTAGAATTTGACCTTCTCATGGTGAGAGAAAAGAGATTTGCTGATGACTCTCGATTTTGTTTCTGCCGCCATTGCATATGCATtccttgtatttatttatttatttattttgtcaagATTATTCTCGAAGCAACTTCAcacttttcaattaaatccactTCTTCAGTATAGCTGAAGGGagtttatttatatcaattaaagATTAGATAACGTTTGAAAATTTCACTTCTTGATTTGAGGTTTCAACTCTAGTAGTTAAGAAAAGAGTGTATACTCTCTTGATCAATGAGCCAATTTcttcaagagagagagagagagagaattgtaGATCAATTCGCaataaaaatcttgaatttgaccttcttcaattaaattaattttattgaacatgtattgattatatatatatgtgtgtgtgtgtggggcaATCAAGTtataaaaccattttttttaataatatcatttaatttgcatttattaaagttgggggggggggggggggggggggggggggtggagCAGCTGctcaggaaaaagaaaaggaaaacaatgggTGGTGGAGCTTTCGAAAATAAGATTATAGCTTACACTAGATGGATATCACATCATGATATAGCTTACACTAGATTATAGCTTATGAAAATTATGAATGCTGTAAgttggatttaaaaaataatataaaaaaaattctagtaaaaaaaattaaaaaatataacttgacTAAATAATCAaggctatatttttttaaaaaaaaatattaaaatgtcaatatataaaattaacccGTAAAATTGACGGCTTGTGCCATGAgactataataaattaataatctcatataaagtaagttaaaataaattataaaacttaatttttaattaattcaatattaaaagataaaattgaaaaaaactcaattaaaaagagataaaaactgACTCAAGTCAACTTGCAAGATCCATAATCAAAGtcatgagatcataataacctcataaaaaataaattgaaataaattatgaaattcaattcttaattaatttaaaattaaaaaaaaataattaaaaaaacataaaaaataatctgaatcaACTCAAATTAACTAATCAAACCCATGATTTTAGTGATAAGATTAGGATGACGTCGTAGTAAGAAcaagaattcataaaataaaatcattgccATTTGAattgtaatggttttttttctcttttggtttGTAGGATGCATCGAAGAAGAATGTGTTGAATTTGTTAGAGAAGAAAGGGAATAAAACTGAATTTCAACTAggattcaggtttttttttttttttttttttgtgtggtatGTGATGATCAAGTTTGGTTTTTCAATCTGGAGCTGTTATGGTTTACGCTGTGTTGTCAGGAAACCGGCTGTCGCTATGATAGCTGGTGTTGATGGAGGTGGGAAGACAACATCCCTTGGTAAGTCAAGAATTTAGCTACTAATTATTggttttgatttgaattttggaAATGAGGTAATTTTTTTGAGTGGTTGGAATATTTACCTAAACCAATTTAATGATTGCCAAATTTTTAATGGTTTCTGGTAATATACACATTGAGAGAAGTGTGGCTCCAAATTGTGAGAAGGTTTGAGTTGTAGAATTTGACTTGGAAGCTTAGAGAGGCTTCATTAGTTCATTGCTTTTTTGAGAAGTTTCAGGTCCGCCCAAATACAGTCTCATGGACTTGTGTTCTtgagactctctctctctctctctctctctctctctctctatatatatatatatatatatatatatgcaacttctttttttcctattgGTTGCTAAAGAAATGTGATCTCAttcgctgctgctgctgctgcaggaAAGCTAGCATATAGATTGAAGAAATCAGGGGAAAAGGTGAGATTTTGCTTGCTTTTGTTGCAATGTGATAGATGCCTTTACAAAGAGAGAGTATTAGGATATTGAAATTTGCATTATCTGTAGAGCTGAATTGAAGATAATATTGATCCAAGTTTCTGGCAACTGATTTGACATCCCAGGGAAAAAGTGCTCATTGTGATAAGGACTCAAAAGGTTTATGAATATGTTGTTGAATTTTGGCTCTTGACGATGCTGTTTTACCAAATACCAATACTATCTGTTGATTCCACTGGTATGGATTaagatttagatttattttggaGAATTTGAAAGTTGTAGCCTTTTCTTGGCTTGCAATTAAAGTGCATGGTCTATGTTTCAGAAGGACTTCCTTGTTCCTCCACACAAATTCCGTAATGAGTTGTGGATGTAGAGAAATGCATGctgtataatttttctttcaaaagacaacatttattcttccttttggCTGTATCCTACTACCCTGGGTTAAACTGGAACACTGTGGAAGAAAATTTA is part of the Populus trichocarpa isolate Nisqually-1 chromosome 2, P.trichocarpa_v4.1, whole genome shotgun sequence genome and encodes:
- the LOC7494050 gene encoding BON1-associated protein 2, whose protein sequence is MDKGHKASRTIEITILSAENLSLDRKSVKKNAYVIARIDPINYGSTKADFEGGCNPSWNEKLTLDMPFQTRFITLEVKCKTSSGDRVVGTASLPISDISGDYTPESHLHFLSYRLRDSRGEKNGIINVSARVKVQVESMSPAVTKNPMRNGCSSSWQQPTLGVPAGHQKRYYGGVVTGVPVWS